The genomic region TCTGTTCCCGGCCGGCGACGGCCGCTGGTGCTTCGCCGTCGGCGACGTCCAGGGCAAGGGGCCCGAGGCCGCCGTCGTGATCGGCCTGGCCCGGCCCTGGCTGCGGCTGCTGGCCCGTGAGGGCTACCGGGTCGCCGACGTCCTCGACCGCCTCAACCAGCTCCTGCTCGACGACGCCACGGAGGCCGCGGACGCGGCGGCCCGCGCGCTGGTGGCGGCCGGCGCGCGGCCGACCCCGCCCGGCGACGGGCCCCAGACACGTTTCCTGTCCCTGCTCTACGGCGAGCTGGTCCCCTTCGAGGGCGGTGTCCGCTGCACGGTCGCCTCCGCCGGGCACCCGCTGCCCCTGCTGCTCGGGGCGGGTGGCGAGGTCCACACGGCCGCGCAGCCGCAGACCCTGCTGGGGGTCGTCGAGGACGCGACGTACACCAGCGAGACCTTCGAGCTGCGCTCCGGCGACACACTGCTGTGCGTCACGGACGGCGTGACCGAGCGGCGCTCGGGCTCCCGCCAGTTCGACGACGGGGACGGGCTGGCGACGGCGCTGGCCGGGTGTGCGGGGCTGGACGCGGAGCTGATAGCCGAGCGGATCAAGCGGCTGGTGCACGAGTTCGGGGCGCGGCCCCCGGCGGACGATCTGGCGCTGCTGGTGCTCCAGGCGGAGTGACCGCCCGGGTGCTGGACAATGGGACGTATGCCTTCCGCACTCCCCGACGGCGAGCCCGTCCCCGACGACGGCGCGCTGCCCGCGTCCGCGCTCGCCGGGGCGGCCGACCGCCCGCTCGGGTTCTACCTGCACGTTCCGTACTGCGCGACCCGCTGCGGCTACTGCGACTTCAACACCTACACGGCGACCGAGCTGCGCGGCAGCGGTGGCGTGCTGGCCTCGCGTGACAACTACGCAGAGACGCTGGTCGACGAGGTCCGGCTGGCCCGCAAGGTGCTGGGTGACGACCCGCGGCCCGTCCGCACGGTGTTCGTCGGCGGCGGCACGCCGACGCTGCTGGCCGCCGGTGATCTCGTACGGATGCTGGGGGCGATCCGCGACGAGTTCGGGCTGGCGCCGGACGCGGAGGTCACGACGGAGGCGAACCCGGAGTCGGTGGACCCTGCCTACCTGGCGGCCCTGCGCGAGGGGGGCTTCAACCGGGTCTCCTTCGGGATGCAGAGTGCGCGGCAGCACGTGCTGAAGGTGCTGGACCGGACGCATACGCCGGGGCGGCCGGAGGAGTGCGTGGCGGAGGCCCGCGCGGCCGGTTTCCAGCATGTGAACCTCGACCTGATCTACGGCACGCCGGGGGAGAGCGACGACGACTGGCGGGCGTCTCTGGACGCGGTGCTGGGGGCCGGGCCGGACCATGTCAGCGCGTACGCGTTGATCGTCGAGGAGGGGACGCAGCTGGCTCGTCGGATCCGCCGGGGTGAGGTGCCGATGACCGACGACGATGTGCATGCCGATCGGTATCTGATCGCGGACGAGGTGCTCTCCGGCGCGGGGTTCGAGTGGTACGAGGTGTCCAACTGGGCGACCTCACAGGCGGGGCGGTGCCTGCACAACGAGCTGTACTGGCGGGGGGCCGACTGGTGGGGGGCCGGGCCTGGCGCGCACAGTCATGTGGGCGGGGTGCGGTGGTGGAACGTGAAGCATCCCGGGGCGTATGCGGGGGCGCTGGCGGCGGGGAGGTCGCCTGGGGCGGGGCGTGAGGTGCTGTCGGAGGAAGACCGGCGGGTCGAGCGGATTCTGCTGGAGTTGCGGCTGCGGGAAGGTGTGCCGCTTGCGTTGTTGCGGGAAGAAGGGCTTGTCGCCTCGCGCAGGGCGTTGTCGGACGGGCTTCTGGATGCCGCTGCGTACGACGAGGGGCGTGCCGTGCTGACGTTGCGGGGGCGGTTGCTGGCCGATGCGGTGGTTCGGGATCTCGTGGACTGAGGTGCTGCGGCGTTGGTGCCGGGGCCGGGGCGTTGCGCAGCCCGGATGAGCGGGGTGCCGCCGCGCCCACCCGTGCCGCCCCTGGCGGCACGACTGCCCGCAGCTCAGCGCATGCCCGCAGCTGAGCAGCTCGGTCGCTACGCCGGTGTCGTCACGAAGTCGATCAGTTCCTCCACCCGGCCCAGTAGTTCCGGCTCCAGGTCCTTGTACGACCGTACGCCCGACAGGATCCGTTGCCAGGCCGCGCCCGTGTTCTCCGGCCAGCCCAGCGTCCTGCACACCCCCGTCTTCCAGTCCTGGCCGCGCGGGATCCGGGGCCACGCCTCGATGCCCAGGGACGACGGTTTCACCGCCTCCCAGATGTCGATGTAGGGGTGGCCGACGACCAGGGCGTGGTCGCTCGTCACCGACTGCGCGATGCGCCACTCCTTGGAGCCCGGCACGAGGTGGTCCACCAGGACGCCCAGCCGCGCGTCCGGGCCGGGGGCGAAGCCGGCGACGATCGACGGCAGGTCGTCGACGCCCTCCAGGTACTCCACGACCACGCCCTCGATGCGCAGGTCGTCGCCCCAGACCTTCTCGACCAGCTCGGCGTCGTGCCGGCCCTCGACATAGATGCGCCCGGCACGGGCCACGCGGGCGCGGGCGCCGGGGACGGCCACCGAACCGGACGCGGTACGGGAGGGGCGTGCGGGGCCGGCAGGCGAGGGGCGGACCAGCGTCACGACCCTGCCCTCCAGCAGGAAGCCGCGCGGCTCCATGGGGAACACCCGGTGCTTGCCGAAGCGGTCCTCCAGGGTCACCGTGCCCGCCTCGCAGCGGATCACCGCACCGCAGAAACCGGTGCCGGGCTCCTCGACCACCAGGCCCGGCTCCGCCGGAACCTCGGGCACCGGCTGCGGTTTCTTCCACGGCGGAGTCAGATCGGGCGAGTACTGGCGCATTCTGATGACGATAGGAGAAGCCGGTGGGTGGTGGTCACGGAGACACGCCGAAGCCGGCGGCCAGCGCGTCGCGCTGGGCGCGCACGAACGCCGCGTCCACCACCGCTCCGTGACCGGGCACGTACAGCGCGTCCTCCCCGCCCAGGTCGAGCAGCCGGTCCAGGGCGGCCGGCCAGTGCGACGGCACGGCGTCGGGGCCCGCCTGCGGCTCGCCGGACTCCTCGACCAGGTCGCCGCAGAACACCACCTCCGGATCACCCGGCACCAGCACCGCCAGGTCGTGCGCGGTGTGCCCGGGGCCCACGTTGGCCAGCAGCACCTGGCGCCCGCCGCCGAGGTCGAGGGTCCACTCGCCGGAGACCAGGTGGCGGGGCGCGACCAGCCGGTCGGCGGCCTCCTGGGCGGTGGTCTCCGCCAGGCCGTTGCGCACCGCGTCCGCGCGCAGCTCCTCGCGGTCCCGTACGCGCGTCAGCACCGCGTCCACGCCCACCGCGCCGAACACCTCCGCGTCCGTGAACTCCGCCACCCCGAAGACATGGTCGAAGTGGGGATGGGTCAGCGCGAGATGCGTCACACGGTGCCCGGTGAGCGACCGCGCCTGCTCGCGCAACCGCGCGCCCTCCGCCGGGCTCGACCCCGCGTCGATCATGAGGACCGCGCCGGCACCGGCGACGAGCCCCACCGTGCAGTCCCACACCGGGAGCCGGCACCGCCCCACCCCCGCCGCCACGCGCTCCCATCCGAGCTCTTCCCAAGTCACCGTCATACGGCGACGCTAGCGGTGAGCGCAGTCCGTGGCACGACAGCACGCGACCAGCCTTGCCGGGGGCGCACCCCACCGCCGTACACTGGGCGGGGAATGCTGGCACTCGCACGCGCAGAGTGCCAGGCCCCACAGGCAGGACACCAGGCGGACGACTTCTGGAGGTGTGCGCGGATGCTCAGTGAACGCAGGCTTCAGGTGCTGCGCGCCATCGTCCAGGACTACGTCGGCACCGAGGAGCCGGTCGGCTCCAAGGCCCTCACCGAGCGGCACAACCTCGGCGTCTCCCCGGCCACCGTCCGCAATGACATGGCGGCCCTGGAGGACGAGGGGTACATCGCCCAGCCGCACACCAGCGCCGGGCGCATCCCGACCGACAAGGGCTACCGGCTGTTCGTGGACAAGCTGGCCGGCGTCAAGCCGATGACCGCGCCCGAGCGGCGCGCGATCCAGAACTTCCTGGAGGGCGCCGTCGACCTCGACGACGTCGTGGCGCGGACGGTACGGCTGCTGGCCCAGCTCACGCGACAGGTCGCCGTCGTGCAGTACCCGTCGCTGACCCGCTCGACCGTGCGGCACGTGGAGTTGCTCTCCCTCGCGCCCGCGCGCGTGATGCTCGTGCTGATCACGGACACCGGGCGGGTCGAGCAGCGCGTGGTCGACTGCCCGGCGCCCTTCGGCGAGGCCTCGCTCGCGGATCTGCGCGCGCGGCTCAACAGCCGGGTGGCGAACCGCCGTTTCACGGATGTGCCGAGTCTGGTGGAGGATCTGCCGGAGGCGTTCGAGCACGAGGACCGGGGTACGGTCTCCACGGTGCTCTCCACACTTCTGGAGACGCTCGTCGAGGAGAACGAGGAGCGGCTGATGATCGGCGGCACCGCCAACCTGACCCGCTTCGGGCACGACTTTCCCCTCACGATCCGGCCGGTGCTGGAGGCGCTGGAGGAGCAGGTCGTGCTCCTCAAGCTGCTCGGCGAGGCGAAGGATCCGGGCGTGACCGTACGTATCGGTCATGAGAACGCCCACGAAGGACTCAACTCCACGTCCGTCGTGTCGGTCGGCTACGGTTCGGGCGGCGAGGCTGTCGCCAAGCTCGGCGTGGTCGGACCGACCCGCATGGACTACCCGGGAACGATGGGAGCGGTACGCGCAGTGGCACGGTACGTCGGACAGATCCTGGCGGAGTCGTAGTGGCCACGGACTACTACGCCGTACTCGGCGTGCGCCGCGACGCGTCGCAGGAAGAGATCAAGAAGGCCTTCCGGCGGCTCGCGCGCGAGCTGCACCCGGACGTCAACCCCGATCCGAAGACCCAGGAGCGGTTCAAGGAGATCAACGCCGCCTACGAGGTGCTGTCGGACCCGCAGAAGAAGCAGGTCTACGACCTCGGCGGCGACCCGCTCTCGCAGGCCGGGGGCGGCGGCGCGGGCGGCTTCGGGGCCGGCGGCTTCGGGAACTTCTCCGACATCATGGACGCGTTCTTCGGCACGGCGTCGCAGCGCGGTCCGCGCTCGCGCACCCGCCGCGGTCAGGACGCGATGATCCGCATCGAGGTGGAGCTCGACGAGGCGGCCTTCGGCACGACGAAGGACATCCAGGTCGACACGGCAGTCGTCTGCAACACCTGTAACGGTGAGGGCGCGGCGCCGGGGACCTCCGCCCAGACGTGTGACATGTGCCGCGGCCGCGGTGAGGTGTCCCAGGTCACGCGGTCCTTCCTCGGCCAGGTCATGACCTCGCGGCCCTGCCCGCAGTGCCAGGGCTTCGGCACCGTGGTGCCCACGCCGTGCCCGGAGTGCGCGGGCGACGGGCGCGTACGGTCCCGTCGTACGCTCACCGTCAAGATCCCGGCCGGTGTCGACAACGGCACGCGGATCCAGCTCGCGGGTGAGGGCGAGGTCGGGCCCGGCGGCGGTCCCGCCGGTGACCTGTACGTGGAGATCCACGAACTGCCGCACGCGATGTTCCAGCGGCGCGGCGACGACCTGCACTGCACGGTGACGATCCCCATGACCGCGGCGGCCCTCGGCACGAAGGTGCCGCTGGAGACGCTCGACGGCCTGGAGGAGGTCGACATCCGCCCGGGCACCCAGTCCGGCCAGTCGATCCCGCTGCACGGCCGCGGCGTCACGCACCTGCGGGGCGGCGGACGCGGCGACCTCATCGTCCACGTCGAGGTCCAGACCCCGACCAAGCTCGACCCCGAGCAGGAGCGCCTGCTCCGCGAGCTGTCCAAGCTGCGCGGCGAGGAACGGCCGACGGGTCAGTTCCAGCCCGGGCAGCAGGGGTTGTTCTCGCGGTTGAAGGACGCGTTCAACGGGCGCTGACTCCGGCGGCCGGGCCACTGCTGGGGGTCCGGGGGTCGGCCCCCGGGCAGGCACGGTCAGCCCGGGCAGCAGGGGTTGTTCTCGCGGTTGAAGGACGCGTTCAACGGGCGCTGACTCCGGCTCCTCCGGGGGCCGCGGGTGGCTTTTCCTCTGGTCTATGCCACACGGCAGGCCGGTTTCGGAGTTGTTCGGAGGACGTGACAACATGCGGTCATGTCCTCCGCGCTGACCGATCTCTTCCCGCACCCGATCGTGCAGGCCCCCATGGCGGGCGGCGTCTCCGTACCGAAGCTCGCCGCCGCCGTGTGCGAGGCGGGCGGACTCGGGTTCCTCGCCGCCGGGTACAAGACCGCCGACGGGATGTACCAGGAGATCAAGCAGCTCCGGAGCCTCACCGGCAGGCCCTTCGGAGTGAACCTCTTCATGCCGCAGCCGGAGTACGCCGACCCCGCCGCCATCGACGTCTACGCCCACCAACTGGCCGGTGAGGCCTCCTGGTACGAGGCCGAGCTCGGCGACCCCGACAGCGGCCGCGACGACGGCTACGAGACCAAACTCGCGGTGCTGCGCGACAACCCCGTGCCGGTGGTGTCGTTCCACTTCGGCGCTCCGAGCCAGGAGGTCGTCGACGCACTGCACCGGGTCGGCACCTTCGTCCTGGTCACCGCCACCACCCCCGACGAGGCCCGGGCCGTCGAGCGGGCGGGCGCGGACGCGGTCATCGCGCAGGGCGTCGAGGCCGGCGGCCACCAGGGCACGCACCGGGACATCCCCGAGACGGACGGTTCCGGCATCGGACTGCTGTCGCTGGTCGCCCAGATCCGGGAGACCGTCGGCATCCCGATCATCGCCGCCGGCGGCATCATGCGCGGCGGCCAGATCGCCGCCGTCCTCGCGGCGGGCGCGAGCGCGGCCCAGCTCGGCACCGCGTTCCTCGCCACCGCCGAATCGGGCGCGAACGCCCTGCACAAGCAGGCGCTGACCAACCCCCTGTTCGTCCGTACGGAGTTGACCCGGGCCTTCTCCGGGCGCCCGGCACGCGGCCTGGTCAACCGCTTCCTGCGCGAGCACGGCCCGTACGCACCCGCCGCCTATCCCGAGATCCACCACCTCACCGCGCCGCTGCGCAAGGCCGCCGCCAAGGCGGGGGACGCGCAGGGCATGGCGCTGTGGGCCGGGCAGGGACACCGGATGGCGCGGGAGCTGCCCGCCGGGCAGCTCGTGGAGGTGCTGGCCGGTGAACTCGCCGCGGCGCGGACAGCGTTGTCGGGCGGAGGCGGAGTGCGATGACAGCTCCGGTGTTCGTGGTCGAGCACTTCGACGCGGGCGAGGGCGGCCGCTATGTCCTCGACGGCCCGGAGGGACGGCACGCCGTCTCCGTGAAGCGGCTGCGGCCCGGGGAGGACGTCGTCCTCACGGACGGGGCCGGGCGCCGGGCCGACGGTGTCGTGCTGGACACCGAGGGCAAGGACCGGCTGATCGTCCGGCTGGACCCGGTGACGGAGGAACCGCCGGAGCAGCCCCGGGTGACCGTCGTCCAGGCGCTGCCCAAGGGCGACCGCGGGGAGCTGGCCGTCGAGACGATGACCGAGGTCGGCGTCGACGCGATCGTGCCGTGGGCGGCGGCCCGCTGCATCACGCAGTGGAGGGGCGACCGAGGGCTGAAGGCGCTGGGCAAGTGGCGGGCGACGGCCCGGGAGGCGGGCAAGCAGTCCCGCCGGGTGCGCTTCCCGCAGGTCGCGGAGGCGGCGACGACCAAACAGGTCGCGGCGCTGCTGGCCGGTGCCGACTTCGCCGCCGTGCTGCACGAGAGCGGGGACGAGGCGCTGGCGACGGCCGAACTGCCGTCGTCCGGCGAGATCGTGCTCGTCGTGGGGCCCGAAGGGGGCGTGGCGCCGGAGGAGTTGGCGCTGTTCGCACAAGCGGGGGGCAAGGCGTATCGCCTCGGGCGCAGTGTGCTGCGCACATCGACTGCCGGGACCGCGGCCGCGGCCGTGCTCCTGGCTCGCACCGGCCGCTGGACCTGACCCTTCTCGGAGGCACCGTGGAACTCGCACAGGTACGACTGCTCGTGACCGACTTCGCCGCCTGCTACCACTTCTACGGCGAGGTCCTCGGCCTCAAGCCGCAGTCGGGGGCGGCGGACGGGCCGTACGAGAAGTTCAGCCCCGCCGTCGGCTCGGCGGGGATCGCCCTCCAGGACCGCACGATGATGGCCGAGATCCTGGACGAGTTGGGCGACACGGCGAACGGCCACCGCTCCCTGGTCGTCCTGCGCGTCGACGCCCTGGACGCGTACTGCGAGGAGATCACGATGCGCGGCGCCACGATCCTCCACGGCCCGGCCCACCTGACCGACCGCCTGCGCGTCGCCCACCTCAAGGACCCGGAGGGCAATCTGGTGGAGCTCCAGGAGTGGCTGCTGCTCCGCGGCTGACGCCTTTGCGCTCTACCGCACGGCCCCCGACAGTGGCAGGCTCCCCTCCATGGGGGCATCGAGGAGGATTGGACGGGGGCGGCGCAGTCGGCGGGTGACGGTCGCGGCGGCGTTCGCGGTGGTTGCCGTGGGCGGGGCCGTGGCGTGTGAACCCGGTGGTGGGATCAGCTCCGCGTCCGTCGCGTACACCACCGACGAGACCGTCACCAAGGAGCTCGACCGGCAGAAGGCGGGCGTGCGTTGGCTGACGTGCACCGCTTCCTACGGCAACTCCGGCCAGGGCGGGAAGCCGTCGCCCTCGGCGCGTCAGAAGACCGTCGCCACCGTCGACTGCCAGGGGGAGACGGAGGACGGGAAGGACATCACCGTCGACGGCAAGGTCACCCACGCGGTGGACGGTGCCTGTGTGCGCGGGAACATCACCGCCAAGGTGGACGGCAAGGTGTGGTTCCAGGTCGACGGGCTCGGCGACTGCAACTCCACCAGCCCGCCGCCCGTGGGGGGTGGGCCCTCGAACGGGCAGCCCGGTCCCACGGTCACCGTGACCGTCACGCAGACCATCTGGTGCGATCGGTATCCGGACTGCCGCCCTGTCGAGGGCAAGTGATCCGAACCCTGTCCGCACGGCGGCCTCCCTGCATAGGGTGATCGGGTGACACAGTTCGCATCGTCTGCTTACCTCCGCTTCCCGCACGTGCACGGTGACCTGGTCGCCTTCACCGCCGAGGACGACGTGTGGCTCGCTCCTCTCGACGGCGGACGGGCCTGGCGGGTCAGCGCCGAGAACGTGCCGGTGACCCTGCCCCGTATCTCGCCGGACGGCACCACGGTCGCCTGGACCTCCACCCGCGACGGGGCCCCCGAGGTGCACATCGCCCCGGTCGACGGCGGCCCCGCCAAGCGCCTGACGTACTGGGGCAGTCTGAAGACACAGGTGCGCGGCTGGACCCCGGACGGCGAGGTGCTCGCGATCACCTCCCATGCGCGGGCGAGCCTGCGACGCACCTGGGCGCATGCCGTCCCGCTCGACGGCGGCCCTGCCGCCACCCTGCCGTACGGGCCGGTCGGTGACGTCGCCTACGGGCCGAGTGTCGTCCTGCTGTCCGCGCCGATGGGGCGCGAGGCCGCCTGGTGGAAGCGGTACCGGGGCGGTACGGCGGGCAAGTTGTGGATCGACCGGGACGGCGACGGCGAGTTCGTCCGGCTGCACGAGGAACTCGACGGGAACATCGAGTACCCGCTGTGGGTGGGGGAGCGGATGGCCTTCCTCTCCGATCACGAGGGCACCGGCGCGCTGTACTCCTCCCTCGCCGACGGCTCCGACCTGCGCCGGCACACCCCACTCGGGGGCTTCTACGCCCGGCACGCGGCGACCGACGGCACCCGTGTCGTCTACTCCAGTGCCGGTGAGCTGTGGGTGCTGGACGACCTGGACGGGGCCGAGCCGCGGCGGCTGGACGTGCGGCTCGGCGGACAGCGCGTCGACCTCCAGCCGTTCCCCGTGAACGCCTCCCGGTGGTTCGGGTCCGCGTCCCCGGACCACACCGCACGCGGCAGCGCCGTGTCCGTACGCGGTTCCGTCCACTGGGTCACCCACCGCTCCGGCCCGGCCCGCGCCCTGGCCGCGACGCCCGGTGTCCGGGCCCGGCTGCCGCGGACGTTCCGCACGGACGGCGAGGAGTGGGTGGTGTGGGTGACGGACGCCGAGGGCGACGACGCCCTGGAGTTCGCGCCGGCCACCGGCCTCGCCCCGGGAGCGACACCGCGCCGGCTCGCCGCCGGGCAGCTCGGCAGGGTGCTGGAGCTCGCCATGGCACCGGACGGCAGCCGCGCGGCCGTGGCCTCCCACGACGGGCGCCTGCTGCTCGTCGAGAGGGAGACGGGCGAGGTGCGGGAGGTGGACCGGAGCGAGGACGGTGACGTGTCCGGGCTCGTCTTCTCCCCCGACTCGGCCTGGCTCGCCTGGTCCCACCCCGGCCCGCGTCCCCTGGCGCAGCTGAAGCTCGCCAACACCACCGACCTGTCGGTCACCGAGGCGACCCCGCTGCGCTTCCAGGACTACGCGCCGGCGTTCACGGTGGACGGCAAGCACCTCGCGTTCCTGTCGACCCGCTCCTTCGACCCGGTCTACGACGAGCACGTCTTCGACCTGGCCTTCGTGGAGGGCGCCCGGCCGCATCTGATCACCCTCGCGGCCACCACGCCGTCCCCGTTCGGGCCGCAGCGGCACGGCCGGTCCTTCGAGACGCCCGACCGGGAGGAGACCCCCGACAGCGAGGGCACCCCCACCACCCGCATCGACCTCGAGGGCCTCGCGGACCGCATCGTGCCCTTCCCGGTCGAGGCCGCCCGCTACTCCAACCTGCGCGCCGCCAAGGACGGCGTCCTGTGGCTGCGCCACCCGGTCGCCGGTGTGCTCGGCGCGTCCCGGGCCACCCCGGACGACCCCGAGCCCAAGGCCGAGCTGGAGCGGTACGACCTCGCCCAGCAGCGCGTGGAGCACCTCGCCGTCGACGCCGACCACTTCGAGGTCAGCGGCGACGGCAAGCGGGTGCTGCTGTGGACCGACGGGCGGCTGAAGGTCGTCCCCAGCGACCGGCGTGCCTCCGGCGACGACGACAGCGACACCAACATCACCGTCGACCTGGGCCGCGTACGCCAGTTCGTCGACCCGGCCGCCGAGTGGCGGCAGATGTTCGACGAGAACGGCCGCATCATGCGCGACCACTTCTGGCGGCCGGACATGAGCGGCGTCGACTGGGCCGGTGTCCTCGACCGCTACCGCCCGGTCGTGGACCGGCTCGCCACCCACGACGACCTGGTCGACCTGCTGTGGGAGGTGCAGGGCGAACTCGGCACCTCGCACGCCTACGTCACCCCGCGCGGCGGCTTCGGCGGCGGTCCCCGCCAGGGCCTGCTCGGCGCCGACATCTCCCGCCACGAGGACGGCAGTTGGCGCGTCGACCGCATCCTGCCCTCCGAGACCTCCGACCCGGACGCCCGCAGCCCGCTGGCCGCACCCGGCGTCGCCGTGCGCCCCGGGGACGCGATCCTCGCGGTCGCCGGACAGCCGGTCGACCCGGTGACCGGCCCCGGCCCGCTGCTGATCGGCACCGCGGGCAAGCCGGTGGAGCTGACCATCTCCCCGTCCGGCGGCGGCGACCCGCGGCACGCCGTCGTCGTCCCGGTGGCGGACGAGGAGCCGCTGCGCTACCACGCGTGGGTCGCCGACCGGCGCGCCTACGTCCACGAGAAGTCGGGCGGCCGGCTCGGATACCTCCACGTCCCGGACATGCAGGCGCCCGGCTGGGCCCAGATCCACCGCGACCTGCGCGTCGAGGTCGCCCGCGAGGGCCTGGTCGTCGACGTCCGCGAGAACCGCGGCGGCCACACCTCCCAGCTGGTCATCGAGAAACTCGCCCGCCGCATCGTCGGCTGGGCCGTCCCGCGCGGCATGCGCCCCTACAGCTACCCCGAGGACGCCCCGCGCGGCCCCGTCGTAGCCGTCGCCAACGAGTTCTCCGGCTCCGACGGCGACATCGTCAACGCCGCGATCAAGGCCCTGGGCCTCGGTCCGGTGGTCGGCACCCGCACGTGGGGCGGCGTCATCGGCATCGACAGCCGCTACCGCCTGGTCGACGGCACCCTGGTCACCCAACCCAAGTACGCCTTCTGGCTGGAGGGCTACGAGTGGGGGGTGGAGAACCACGGCGTCGATCCGGACGTGGAGGTGGTGCAGCGCCCCCAGGACTACGCGGCGGGCCGAGACACCCAACTGGACGAGGCGATCCGACTCGCTTTGGAGGCTCTGGAGACCAGTCCCGCAAAAACGCCCCCGACTGTGCCGACCTCTTAGGGGCGCGGGGAACTGCGCGACCAGCCACAACGCACCCGCACACGACGACGATACGATGCCCGAGTCGGACCCCCATTCGGCCAACCCCCGGAGGAAACATGGCAGGGGAGCCCCAGGAAGACTGCCTGTTCTGCAAGATCGTCGCCGGCACCATCCCGGCGACGATCGTCCGCCAGACGGAAACGACCGTCGCGTTCCGCGACATCAACCCCCAGGCCCCCACCCACGTCCTGATCATCCCGAAGGCGCACTACGAGAACGCCGCCGCCCTCGCCGCCGCCGACCCCGCCCTCACCGCGGACGTGCTCCGCGAGGCCCAGGCCGTCGCCGACGAGGAGAAGCTGGACAGCTACCGCCTCGTCTTCAACACCGGCAGCGGCGCCGGCCAGACGGTCTGGCACGTGCACGGCCACGTGCTCGGCGGCCGCGGCCTGGAATGGCCTCCGGGGTAATCCGCCTTGTCCGTACGCGAACTCGTGGTGCTCGGCACCGCCAGCCAGGTCCCGACCCGCCACCGCAACCACAACGGCTACCTGCTCCGCTGGGACGGCGAGGGCATCCTGTTCGACCCCGGCGAGGGCACGCAGCGCCAGATGGTGCGTGCCGGAGTCGCCGCGCACGACCTGAACCGGATCTGCGTCACGCACTTCCACGGCGACCACGCACTCGGTCTGCCCGGGGTCATCCAGCGCATCAACCTCGACCAGGTGCCGCACGAGATCACCGCCCACTACCCGAAGTCCGGGCAGCGCTTCTACGAGCGGCTCCAGTACGCCACGCCCTACCGCGCGACCGTCTTCCTCACCGAGGCCCCGGCCGACGGGGACGGCGTGCTCGCGGTCACGCCGTCGTACACGCTGGACGCCCACAGGCTGTCGCACTCCATCGAGTCGTACGGCTACCGGATCGTCGAGCACGACGGCCGCCGCATGCTGCCCGAGCGGCTCGCCGCGCACGGCATCAAGGGGCCGGACGTCGGCCGGCTACAGCGCGAGGGCTCGCTCGGCGGGGTCTCGCTCGACGACGTCAGCGAGGTGCGGCGCGGGCAGCGGTTCGCGTTCGTCATGGACACCCGGCTGTGCGACGGGGTGTACGCGCTCGCCGAGGGCTGCGACATGCTCGTCATCGAGTCGACCTTCCTCGACGAGGACGAGGAACTGGCCGTGGAGCACGGCCACCTGACGGCTGGTCAGGCGGCGCGGGTGGCCCGGGACGGCGGTGTGCGGCACCTCGTGCTGACCCACTTCAGCCAGCGCTACACCGACCCGGACGAGTTCGAGCGGCAGGCACGGGCGGCGGGGTACGAGGGTGAGCTGACCGTGGCGCACGATCTGCTGAGGGTGCCGGTTCCGAAGCGTCGGTGAAACGCCCGTACGATGAATTGATGTCCCTCCCCAAAGCCGAACTGCACCTTCATATCGAAGGCACCCTGGAACCTGAACTCGCCTTCGAGCTCGCCGCGCGCAACGCCGTCACACTGCCGTACGCGGACACGGACGCGCTGCGCGAGGCGTACCGGTTCGAGGACCTTCAGTCGTTCCTGAACCTTTACTACGAGCTCATGGCCGTCCTGCGCACCGAGCGGGACTTCGAGGACCTCGCGAACGCCTATCTCGAACGCGCCGCCGCCCAGGGCGTGCGGCACGCGGAGATCTTCTTCGACCCGCAGGCCCACACC from Streptomyces chartreusis NRRL 3882 harbors:
- a CDS encoding MBL fold metallo-hydrolase, producing the protein MTVTWEELGWERVAAGVGRCRLPVWDCTVGLVAGAGAVLMIDAGSSPAEGARLREQARSLTGHRVTHLALTHPHFDHVFGVAEFTDAEVFGAVGVDAVLTRVRDREELRADAVRNGLAETTAQEAADRLVAPRHLVSGEWTLDLGGGRQVLLANVGPGHTAHDLAVLVPGDPEVVFCGDLVEESGEPQAGPDAVPSHWPAALDRLLDLGGEDALYVPGHGAVVDAAFVRAQRDALAAGFGVSP
- the hemW gene encoding radical SAM family heme chaperone HemW; amino-acid sequence: MPSALPDGEPVPDDGALPASALAGAADRPLGFYLHVPYCATRCGYCDFNTYTATELRGSGGVLASRDNYAETLVDEVRLARKVLGDDPRPVRTVFVGGGTPTLLAAGDLVRMLGAIRDEFGLAPDAEVTTEANPESVDPAYLAALREGGFNRVSFGMQSARQHVLKVLDRTHTPGRPEECVAEARAAGFQHVNLDLIYGTPGESDDDWRASLDAVLGAGPDHVSAYALIVEEGTQLARRIRRGEVPMTDDDVHADRYLIADEVLSGAGFEWYEVSNWATSQAGRCLHNELYWRGADWWGAGPGAHSHVGGVRWWNVKHPGAYAGALAAGRSPGAGREVLSEEDRRVERILLELRLREGVPLALLREEGLVASRRALSDGLLDAAAYDEGRAVLTLRGRLLADAVVRDLVD
- the dnaJ gene encoding molecular chaperone DnaJ, whose amino-acid sequence is MATDYYAVLGVRRDASQEEIKKAFRRLARELHPDVNPDPKTQERFKEINAAYEVLSDPQKKQVYDLGGDPLSQAGGGGAGGFGAGGFGNFSDIMDAFFGTASQRGPRSRTRRGQDAMIRIEVELDEAAFGTTKDIQVDTAVVCNTCNGEGAAPGTSAQTCDMCRGRGEVSQVTRSFLGQVMTSRPCPQCQGFGTVVPTPCPECAGDGRVRSRRTLTVKIPAGVDNGTRIQLAGEGEVGPGGGPAGDLYVEIHELPHAMFQRRGDDLHCTVTIPMTAAALGTKVPLETLDGLEEVDIRPGTQSGQSIPLHGRGVTHLRGGGRGDLIVHVEVQTPTKLDPEQERLLRELSKLRGEERPTGQFQPGQQGLFSRLKDAFNGR
- the hrcA gene encoding heat-inducible transcriptional repressor HrcA, whose protein sequence is MLSERRLQVLRAIVQDYVGTEEPVGSKALTERHNLGVSPATVRNDMAALEDEGYIAQPHTSAGRIPTDKGYRLFVDKLAGVKPMTAPERRAIQNFLEGAVDLDDVVARTVRLLAQLTRQVAVVQYPSLTRSTVRHVELLSLAPARVMLVLITDTGRVEQRVVDCPAPFGEASLADLRARLNSRVANRRFTDVPSLVEDLPEAFEHEDRGTVSTVLSTLLETLVEENEERLMIGGTANLTRFGHDFPLTIRPVLEALEEQVVLLKLLGEAKDPGVTVRIGHENAHEGLNSTSVVSVGYGSGGEAVAKLGVVGPTRMDYPGTMGAVRAVARYVGQILAES
- a CDS encoding DUF3097 domain-containing protein; its protein translation is MRQYSPDLTPPWKKPQPVPEVPAEPGLVVEEPGTGFCGAVIRCEAGTVTLEDRFGKHRVFPMEPRGFLLEGRVVTLVRPSPAGPARPSRTASGSVAVPGARARVARAGRIYVEGRHDAELVEKVWGDDLRIEGVVVEYLEGVDDLPSIVAGFAPGPDARLGVLVDHLVPGSKEWRIAQSVTSDHALVVGHPYIDIWEAVKPSSLGIEAWPRIPRGQDWKTGVCRTLGWPENTGAAWQRILSGVRSYKDLEPELLGRVEELIDFVTTPA